The DNA segment CTCCTTGCCAATTCAGGCAAAACCTAATCATGTGATCAGTGTATGCAAGAGTTCGTCTCAGTAGTCCACAATGCTTCACATCTTATCTGCAGATATTTCGTAGCCACCAAGATAGGAGAGAACACTATGAAAACTTAGATTCATAAGGAAAAATAAGATAAGCAGAGCAATGGATAGAGCATCCAAGATTCTAATGGACCATAGAAAAGTACAAGAACTGCTAAGCCTTTTCACTCTATAGAATAACATTACTAAATAAGAATAGAGACCACACCAGGAAGCAAACATACAAATGAATCTGCAGAGTTTCAGAGCTCGAACTCTTCCTCGCGCAACACCATTTCCGCAGCCTCTTCCTCTTCGTCATCAAGCACGAAGTACTGATTCTTCTCCACTGGCTTAAACATATAAAACATGAAGATGTAGAAGGCAAGGCTCGCTGTCTCTTCAGCCGCCACACTGACCCATCGGTACTTGTAAGATGCAATCGTCTTTAGCGCATAAACCACAATCCTCGTGAAGTACAGATACCCGATCACCACAATGTAGAACTGGCGGAAAAGAGAGAGCTTGGCGAGGTTCCTGGCAGCCTTTCCATCGGTCTTTGAGGTCTCACGGAGAGATCTAATTGACCAGATGATAGGGAACAAAATGGCGCAGCAGCAGATGACATCGATGAGGAGGAAGACCTGATTCCAGGTGACCCAGTCCCGGATGAAGGGCCCGGTCTCTCCAATCACGACTGACGCGATGTTGGCGATGACCTGAAGAGGGATCACGATCATTAGCACCTTCTTCTCTCGCTCCTGGAGGAAGGGCTTGAGGAAGGACCAGCCAGTGCCGATGAGGACGATGACGGTAAACAAGAGGACGCCTTTTAGGAACTGGAAGAGGTAGAAGAGGACGTCCCACCCGTGGGGGGTGCCAGTCTGGCGAATGTAGTGCTGGTCCTCAGCAGCGAAGACAAGGTTGAGGGCCTTGGTGAGGAGAAGGCCGGCCATGAGGTGGTGGATCCGGTGTGCGGCGAGGCGGTTCTTGAAGAGGGTGAGGTAGATCCAGACGGCAAAGAAGGCGATGTAAGCGGCGGCGAAGAAGGTGTAGAGGGAAGGAACGGGGGACTGGCCGACGGAGAGGAAGTCGCGGGAGCCATCAGGGCGGGCGTTGTACATCTCCGTGAAGACGGACATGGAGACCGCGGTCTCGGGGGCACAATTGGCGAAGAAGAGACTGTACTCGTCCGGGAGGGAGACGGGGAAGGAGCGATTCAAAGCGACGGAGGAACCCGGGGAAAGCTCGGCAAAGGTGAATAGGAGGCGGACGTAGGTGCTATGAAGCACGCATCCCAGGTTGGGTccggggttagggttagggttcgagCGGTGATCATGCTGGGAATCGTAGGCCGCCTGGATGAGGCTCTCgtcggagaggaagaagaagccgaggAGGGCGGGGTCGGGGGTGCCGAGGGCGGAGGAGACGGAGACATCGGAGACGGCGATGGTCACCTCTCCGCGAGGGGTGAAGCCGAACTTCTCGAAGAGGATGGTCGCCCGGGAGTCGGAGGAGATCTTGAGGTTCTTGATCTCCGCCAGGGACGAAGAGATCGAAGCGAGAACGACGAGAAGGAGCGGGAGAAGATGAATCCGTAGTGG comes from the Musa acuminata AAA Group cultivar baxijiao chromosome BXJ1-10, Cavendish_Baxijiao_AAA, whole genome shotgun sequence genome and includes:
- the LOC135595200 gene encoding protein CANDIDATE G-PROTEIN COUPLED RECEPTOR 7-like, with the translated sequence MARPLRIHLLPLLLVVLASISSSLAEIKNLKISSDSRATILFEKFGFTPRGEVTIAVSDVSVSSALGTPDPALLGFFFLSDESLIQAAYDSQHDHRSNPNPNPGPNLGCVLHSTYVRLLFTFAELSPGSSVALNRSFPVSLPDEYSLFFANCAPETAVSMSVFTEMYNARPDGSRDFLSVGQSPVPSLYTFFAAAYIAFFAVWIYLTLFKNRLAAHRIHHLMAGLLLTKALNLVFAAEDQHYIRQTGTPHGWDVLFYLFQFLKGVLLFTVIVLIGTGWSFLKPFLQEREKKVLMIVIPLQVIANIASVVIGETGPFIRDWVTWNQVFLLIDVICCCAILFPIIWSIRSLRETSKTDGKAARNLAKLSLFRQFYIVVIGYLYFTRIVVYALKTIASYKYRWVSVAAEETASLAFYIFMFYMFKPVEKNQYFVLDDEEEEAAEMVLREEEFEL